One window from the genome of Rariglobus hedericola encodes:
- a CDS encoding FAD-binding oxidoreductase gives MHRGFDVGGTSVMTSVTLPFRSWGGLTTARTRREYLAWKNDPLPRHEGALLAYGMGRSYGDSCLLDDGVMIETRMLDHILEFDAIAGVVRCEAGCSMAGLLDFCVPHGWFPPVTPGTKWVTLGGCVANDVHGKNHHVAGTFGCFVNRLGLRRSDGTTLECSLTCNQDFFRATIGGLGLTGVILWVELRLKRIRTSQITQRLSRLRGIDAFFDCFQQNEKMPEYSVAWLDTSHAGEPRGLLISGDHAGDSDELIVRGAHPKLSLPVMLPDFVLGPDAIRLMNRIYYAANSGKRAVKNVHYDPFFYPLDAVGNWNRAYGKKGLVQYQFVVPKNYGKDVLVETLAKARLAGHASFLTVVKMFGSIVSPGLLSFPRPGVTVCFDFPNLGDRTARLLEDMDHTVFSAGGALYPAKDCRMSRDAFERSFPAHDAFKSLIDPACSSSFAKRTGLTA, from the coding sequence ATGCATCGCGGCTTTGATGTTGGCGGGACCTCTGTGATGACGTCGGTAACCCTACCTTTTCGTTCTTGGGGCGGGCTGACGACGGCACGCACACGACGCGAATACTTAGCCTGGAAAAATGATCCATTGCCGCGACATGAAGGCGCATTGCTGGCCTACGGCATGGGCCGCAGTTATGGTGATTCGTGTCTGTTGGATGACGGTGTGATGATTGAGACGCGGATGCTTGATCACATTTTGGAGTTCGATGCCATTGCAGGCGTCGTGCGCTGTGAGGCCGGATGTTCAATGGCTGGTTTGCTCGATTTCTGCGTGCCGCACGGTTGGTTTCCCCCAGTCACACCTGGAACAAAATGGGTCACATTGGGAGGCTGTGTGGCGAATGACGTGCACGGGAAAAACCATCACGTGGCGGGAACGTTTGGCTGTTTTGTCAACCGGCTGGGTTTACGACGGTCCGATGGGACTACATTGGAGTGCAGTTTGACGTGTAATCAGGATTTTTTTCGAGCGACGATCGGTGGGCTGGGGCTTACCGGCGTGATTTTGTGGGTGGAGCTGAGGTTGAAACGTATTCGCACATCTCAGATCACTCAGCGCCTAAGCAGGCTGCGGGGAATCGATGCGTTTTTTGACTGTTTTCAGCAGAACGAAAAGATGCCCGAGTATTCGGTTGCATGGCTCGATACGAGTCATGCAGGCGAACCGCGTGGATTACTGATATCGGGCGATCATGCCGGGGATTCGGACGAGCTGATTGTGCGGGGTGCTCACCCCAAACTATCCTTGCCGGTTATGTTGCCGGATTTTGTGCTGGGGCCTGACGCGATACGGTTGATGAACCGAATTTACTATGCGGCAAATTCGGGAAAGCGGGCGGTGAAAAATGTGCATTACGATCCGTTTTTTTACCCGCTGGATGCGGTGGGAAACTGGAATCGTGCATATGGAAAAAAGGGACTGGTTCAGTATCAATTCGTAGTGCCTAAAAACTACGGAAAAGATGTTCTGGTCGAGACTCTGGCCAAGGCGAGATTGGCGGGGCATGCATCCTTTCTTACGGTGGTAAAAATGTTCGGATCGATCGTATCGCCAGGTTTGCTCTCGTTTCCGCGGCCGGGAGTGACGGTATGTTTTGACTTTCCTAATCTTGGAGATCGAACGGCCCGATTGCTGGAAGACATGGATCACACGGTTTTTTCAGCAGGCGGGGCGTTGTATCCCGCAAAGGACTGTCGGATGAGTCGCGATGCGTTTGAACGATCATTTCCTGCTCATGATGCATTTAAGTCGTTGATCGATCCTGCATGTTCTTCGAGCTTTGCGAAAAGAACCGGCCTAACTGCATGA
- a CDS encoding SDR family NAD(P)-dependent oxidoreductase: MFFELCEKNRPNCMKIILVLGATSAIAQAYCRLQASSGACFWLLGRNEDRLRTVAGDLRLRGAGDAEIRLIKADNCASVSEGIADAVKAHGRIDVFLIAQGELPDQMRLEEEPESVRDFFQGSVVTVVQGALLAAAQLELQGGGDCVIIGSVAGDRGRRRNYIYGGAKAALEVFSQGLRQRLAPQSRVVLLKPGPVDTPMTAHLAKSALFTTPEAVAGVLARALNRRRPTVVYAPGYWRWVMMIVRALPDCVVKKMRA, encoded by the coding sequence ATGTTCTTCGAGCTTTGCGAAAAGAACCGGCCTAACTGCATGAAGATCATTTTAGTTTTGGGTGCGACCTCGGCAATCGCCCAGGCGTATTGCCGGTTGCAGGCTTCGTCGGGGGCCTGCTTCTGGTTGCTGGGAAGGAACGAAGACCGGTTGCGGACCGTGGCTGGAGATCTGCGTTTACGCGGGGCTGGTGACGCGGAGATAAGGCTCATCAAAGCGGATAATTGCGCGAGTGTCAGTGAGGGGATCGCGGATGCGGTGAAGGCACACGGACGCATTGATGTTTTTCTCATCGCGCAAGGGGAGTTGCCTGATCAGATGCGTCTTGAAGAGGAGCCGGAGAGTGTGCGGGATTTTTTTCAAGGCTCGGTGGTGACGGTTGTTCAGGGCGCGTTGCTGGCGGCCGCACAGCTGGAACTTCAGGGTGGGGGCGATTGCGTGATCATCGGTTCGGTGGCGGGTGATCGCGGACGGCGTCGTAATTATATCTATGGCGGAGCGAAGGCGGCGTTGGAGGTGTTTTCCCAAGGGCTGAGGCAACGGCTGGCTCCTCAAAGCCGGGTTGTCCTGCTCAAGCCGGGCCCGGTTGATACGCCGATGACCGCGCATCTGGCCAAGTCTGCTTTGTTCACAACGCCTGAAGCGGTCGCGGGCGTGCTCGCGCGTGCATTGAACCGGCGCCGGCCGACTGTGGTTTACGCACCTGGCTACTGGCGTTGGGTGATGATGATCGTGCGGGCGCTTCCCGACTGCGTGGTTAAAAAAATGCGGGCTTAA